A window from Plectropomus leopardus isolate mb chromosome 3, YSFRI_Pleo_2.0, whole genome shotgun sequence encodes these proteins:
- the fam43a gene encoding protein FAM43A isoform X1, whose amino-acid sequence MRQGVLLLTGNSIKMLPWKKNKFDLIEEDKQSKQKGYAVSLNYSALTSFAKSCPESALNRVGSMFKSKRKKVKITSEDPTYTVLYLGNATTIQSKGDGCTDVAVSKIWGKSEMGKNGTKMRLTISSQGIRMVHVDDKARRPGHLYLLHRVTYCVADPRLPKIFAWVYRHEMKHKAVMLRCHAVLVSKPEKAKAMALLLYQTSATALAEFKRLKRRDDARHQQQQLIGEQTIPLVPIRKLLNGQCYYKPPVERSRSAPKLGSITEDLVGEEEEEKAMHFECEDILDTDDDCVANGKQELTQIINDLGEMSIGNDVQTLKADLRVTRLLSGESTGSESSIESNQEPPPLTNGFEEVKVQQEIA is encoded by the exons ATGAGACAAGGAG TGTTGCTGTTGACTggaaacagcattaaaatgctgcCTTGGAAGAAGAATAAGTTCGACCTGATTGAGGAAGACAAGCAGTCCAAGCAGAAGGGCTATGCGGTGAGCCTCAACTACTCTGCGCTCACCTCCTTCGCCAAGTCCTGCCCCGAGAGCGCGCTCAACAGGGTGGGCAGCATGTTTAAGTCAAAGAGGAAAAAGGTGAAAATCACCAGCGAGGACCCCACGTACACGGTGCTCTACCTGGGCAATGCCACTACCATCCAGTCCAAAGGGGACGGCTGCACGGACGTGGCGGTGAGCAAGATCTGGGGCAAAAGCGAAATGGGCAAAAACGGCACCAAAATGCGGCTGACCATCAGCTCGCAGGGCATCCGGATGGTGCATGTGGACGACAAGGCCAGGAGGCCGGGACACTTGTACTTGCTGCACCGGGTAACCTACTGCGTCGCGGATCCCAGGCTCCCCAAGATTTTCGCCTGGGTTTACAGGCACGAGATGAAGCACAAGGCCGTGATGCTGCGCTGCCACGCAGTGCTGGTGTCCAAACCGGAGAAGGCGAAGGCGATGGCACTGCTGCTGTATCAGACCTCTGCCACGGCCCTGGCTGAGTTTAAGAGACTAAAACGGAGGGACGATGCCaggcaccagcagcagcagctcataGGGGAGCAAACCATCCCGTTGGTCCCCATCAGGAAGCTGCTGAACGGACAGTGTTACTACAAACCCCCGGTGGAGCGCAGCCGGAGCGCGCCTAAGCTGGGCTCCATCACAGAGGACCTGgtcggggaggaggaggaggagaaagcgATGCACTTTGAGTGTGAGGACATTCTGGACACGGACGATGATTGTGTTGCCAACGGTAAACAGGAGTTGACTCAGATTATAAATGATTTGGGAGAGATGAGCATAGGAAACGACGTGCAGACACTGAAAGCTGACCTCAGAGTCACCAGACTCCTCTCTGGAGAGAGCACGGGGAGCGAATCCTCCATCGAGAGCAACCAGGAGCCCCCTCCGCTCACTAACGGGTTTGAGGAGGTAAAGGTGCAGCAGGAAATAGCCTGA
- the fam43a gene encoding protein FAM43A isoform X2 — MLLLTGNSIKMLPWKKNKFDLIEEDKQSKQKGYAVSLNYSALTSFAKSCPESALNRVGSMFKSKRKKVKITSEDPTYTVLYLGNATTIQSKGDGCTDVAVSKIWGKSEMGKNGTKMRLTISSQGIRMVHVDDKARRPGHLYLLHRVTYCVADPRLPKIFAWVYRHEMKHKAVMLRCHAVLVSKPEKAKAMALLLYQTSATALAEFKRLKRRDDARHQQQQLIGEQTIPLVPIRKLLNGQCYYKPPVERSRSAPKLGSITEDLVGEEEEEKAMHFECEDILDTDDDCVANGKQELTQIINDLGEMSIGNDVQTLKADLRVTRLLSGESTGSESSIESNQEPPPLTNGFEEVKVQQEIA; from the exons A TGTTGCTGTTGACTggaaacagcattaaaatgctgcCTTGGAAGAAGAATAAGTTCGACCTGATTGAGGAAGACAAGCAGTCCAAGCAGAAGGGCTATGCGGTGAGCCTCAACTACTCTGCGCTCACCTCCTTCGCCAAGTCCTGCCCCGAGAGCGCGCTCAACAGGGTGGGCAGCATGTTTAAGTCAAAGAGGAAAAAGGTGAAAATCACCAGCGAGGACCCCACGTACACGGTGCTCTACCTGGGCAATGCCACTACCATCCAGTCCAAAGGGGACGGCTGCACGGACGTGGCGGTGAGCAAGATCTGGGGCAAAAGCGAAATGGGCAAAAACGGCACCAAAATGCGGCTGACCATCAGCTCGCAGGGCATCCGGATGGTGCATGTGGACGACAAGGCCAGGAGGCCGGGACACTTGTACTTGCTGCACCGGGTAACCTACTGCGTCGCGGATCCCAGGCTCCCCAAGATTTTCGCCTGGGTTTACAGGCACGAGATGAAGCACAAGGCCGTGATGCTGCGCTGCCACGCAGTGCTGGTGTCCAAACCGGAGAAGGCGAAGGCGATGGCACTGCTGCTGTATCAGACCTCTGCCACGGCCCTGGCTGAGTTTAAGAGACTAAAACGGAGGGACGATGCCaggcaccagcagcagcagctcataGGGGAGCAAACCATCCCGTTGGTCCCCATCAGGAAGCTGCTGAACGGACAGTGTTACTACAAACCCCCGGTGGAGCGCAGCCGGAGCGCGCCTAAGCTGGGCTCCATCACAGAGGACCTGgtcggggaggaggaggaggagaaagcgATGCACTTTGAGTGTGAGGACATTCTGGACACGGACGATGATTGTGTTGCCAACGGTAAACAGGAGTTGACTCAGATTATAAATGATTTGGGAGAGATGAGCATAGGAAACGACGTGCAGACACTGAAAGCTGACCTCAGAGTCACCAGACTCCTCTCTGGAGAGAGCACGGGGAGCGAATCCTCCATCGAGAGCAACCAGGAGCCCCCTCCGCTCACTAACGGGTTTGAGGAGGTAAAGGTGCAGCAGGAAATAGCCTGA